A single region of the Lactobacillus xylocopicola genome encodes:
- the efp gene encoding elongation factor P: MVQAINLKKGMVFSQAGKMIRVLKANHHKPGKGNTVMQMDLRNIESGAVVHKTMRPTEKVELVDMTKKKAQFLYNEGDVYTFMDTETYEQYEVTSEQLGDDRLYLMPNIDVQLEFANGSKLLGVELPATVTMKVVHTEPSIKGATVTGSGKPATMETGLVVQVPDFVKDGEELIINTSEGAYKARAESGR; encoded by the coding sequence ATGGTACAGGCAATTAACTTAAAAAAGGGTATGGTTTTCAGTCAAGCCGGCAAGATGATTCGAGTACTGAAGGCTAACCACCACAAGCCTGGCAAAGGCAACACTGTTATGCAGATGGACTTGCGTAATATTGAAAGCGGTGCGGTTGTGCATAAGACGATGCGGCCAACGGAAAAGGTTGAATTAGTTGACATGACCAAGAAAAAAGCCCAGTTTTTATATAATGAAGGCGATGTTTATACCTTCATGGATACAGAAACTTACGAACAATATGAAGTTACTAGTGAGCAACTCGGAGATGACCGCTTATATTTAATGCCTAATATTGACGTCCAGTTAGAATTTGCCAATGGTAGCAAACTACTTGGAGTTGAGCTGCCAGCTACGGTTACGATGAAGGTCGTCCATACTGAACCAAGTATTAAAGGTGCAACGGTTACCGGTTCGGGCAAGCCAGCTACAATGGAGACTGGCCTGGTGGTTCAGGTACCTGACTTTGTTAAAGACGGCGAAGAACTGATTATCAATACCAGCGAAGGTGCTTACAAGGCACGTGCCGAGAGCGGAAGATAA
- a CDS encoding helix-turn-helix domain-containing protein translates to MNKYQDFIPEKETGVTVEKGIFYNNPSDLAHEIYFYPMFGAEYHVSYPYEVKRDFMDSFLYIYIYKGEMKFYFHNQEFHAKNQIVLLDCKEPNFYKAVTDSEFYFLHFNSPFMQKIFNKITENALPVFSPRKNIENLFTRIFRLISTNSDGKNEPFLSNLTYNLICNLSVTQENQITNYSSDFHSIPSYIHSAAEYMEQNFSQKITVRDIALKCSMSYSQLSRDFKKYTGISIHAYLLNIRIKAAESLLVKDPTIPLEKIAISCGFTDASHLYKKIKEATGMSPGKFRKKYY, encoded by the coding sequence ATGAATAAGTATCAAGATTTTATTCCCGAAAAAGAAACCGGTGTTACAGTTGAAAAGGGTATTTTTTATAATAATCCTAGTGATTTAGCGCATGAAATATATTTTTATCCAATGTTTGGAGCCGAATACCATGTTAGCTATCCCTATGAAGTAAAAAGAGATTTTATGGATTCATTTTTATATATCTACATATATAAAGGCGAAATGAAATTCTACTTCCATAATCAAGAATTTCACGCAAAAAATCAAATAGTATTGCTAGATTGTAAAGAGCCTAATTTTTATAAAGCGGTTACTGATAGTGAGTTTTATTTTTTACACTTTAATAGCCCCTTCATGCAAAAAATATTTAACAAAATCACAGAAAATGCGCTACCCGTTTTTTCTCCTCGTAAAAATATCGAAAATTTATTTACTAGAATTTTTAGGTTAATATCGACTAATTCCGATGGAAAAAATGAACCATTCTTATCTAATCTAACCTATAACTTAATTTGCAACCTTTCTGTTACCCAAGAAAACCAAATCACTAATTATTCTAGCGATTTTCATTCTATTCCCAGCTATATTCATAGCGCTGCAGAATACATGGAGCAAAATTTTAGTCAAAAAATAACGGTAAGAGACATTGCCCTAAAATGCTCAATGAGTTACTCACAATTATCTCGAGATTTTAAAAAATATACCGGGATAAGCATCCACGCTTATCTGTTAAATATTCGGATTAAGGCGGCTGAAAGTTTACTAGTAAAAGATCCTACTATACCTTTAGAAAAAATAGCTATCTCCTGTGGTTTTACTGATGCGTCACATCTTTATAAAAAGATAAAGGAAGCTACGGGGATGTCACCAGGAAAATTTAGGAAAAAATACTACTAA
- a CDS encoding sugar porter family MFS transporter, which yields MNNNQNTTSKSEDIITTNKKMVNLQTYGWIITLGGLLFGIDTGATNGSLTFMSKPSQLNLNASDEGLVTSGITLGAAFGAIIGGKLSDHFGRKRILMYSAWIFILGTLGCTFAPNAYVMILCRFVLGLAVGAESVISPVFLAELSTPQIRGKFVNHHELMIVVGQLLSYIINALFGVLLGSYSGIWRYMLAVGLIPEILLLIGINRVPESPRWLVTKHNDQQALHNLEKIRDSKKTAVAEIAQIKVSLTANSKQKKVTFKDLKTPWIRRLILIGIGLGIMQQAIGINIIMFYGTTVLSDAGFSHSAALIANISNGIISTLATIASIRIMGVVNRRKMVITAICGTTITMLTISVLSFFLKGSFIFPFVMLLLMAIFLIFFQGGVSPIVWVLLSEIFPQAIRGMAMGIATFFLWLSNFLVGYLFPILLEHLGLGKTFVVFTILNVVSLLYAIKFIPETQGKSLEELQSGFQDGYEPQKHHQLDDGEGIK from the coding sequence ATGAATAACAATCAAAATACAACTTCCAAATCGGAAGACATAATTACAACCAATAAAAAAATGGTTAATTTACAGACTTATGGCTGGATAATTACCCTAGGCGGCTTGCTTTTTGGAATCGATACCGGAGCCACCAATGGTTCCTTGACTTTTATGAGTAAACCAAGTCAGCTCAACCTAAATGCTTCAGACGAAGGTCTAGTCACTAGTGGGATAACTTTAGGCGCGGCATTTGGGGCAATAATTGGTGGGAAACTTTCAGACCACTTTGGCCGAAAACGTATTTTAATGTACTCGGCTTGGATTTTTATTTTAGGGACTCTTGGCTGTACTTTTGCTCCTAATGCATATGTAATGATTTTATGTCGCTTTGTTTTAGGATTAGCAGTGGGGGCTGAGTCTGTTATCAGCCCTGTCTTTCTGGCTGAGTTATCAACTCCACAAATTAGAGGAAAATTTGTTAATCATCATGAATTGATGATTGTTGTTGGGCAATTACTTTCCTATATTATTAATGCCTTATTTGGAGTATTACTAGGCAGTTATAGCGGCATTTGGCGATACATGCTAGCGGTTGGGTTAATTCCTGAAATTTTGCTCTTAATTGGAATAAACAGGGTACCTGAATCGCCAAGATGGTTAGTTACTAAACATAATGACCAGCAGGCCTTGCATAACTTAGAAAAAATACGTGATAGTAAAAAGACCGCAGTAGCTGAAATTGCTCAAATAAAAGTTTCTTTAACAGCAAATAGCAAACAGAAAAAAGTTACTTTTAAGGACCTAAAAACGCCCTGGATTCGTCGTTTAATTCTAATTGGTATCGGCTTAGGGATAATGCAGCAGGCAATTGGAATTAATATCATTATGTTTTACGGAACTACTGTACTAAGTGATGCTGGATTTAGTCATTCCGCAGCTTTAATAGCAAATATCAGTAATGGTATTATTTCAACGCTCGCAACTATTGCAAGTATCCGGATAATGGGCGTAGTTAATCGACGAAAAATGGTCATTACCGCCATCTGTGGAACAACCATTACAATGTTAACGATTAGCGTTTTATCATTTTTCCTCAAAGGAAGTTTTATTTTCCCGTTTGTCATGCTGTTATTAATGGCAATTTTCCTGATATTTTTCCAAGGCGGTGTATCACCGATAGTGTGGGTACTATTATCAGAAATTTTTCCACAAGCGATTCGCGGAATGGCCATGGGAATTGCGACATTCTTCTTATGGCTATCTAATTTCTTAGTTGGCTACCTCTTCCCCATCCTGCTTGAACATCTTGGACTGGGCAAAACGTTCGTGGTATTTACAATTCTCAACGTTGTCTCACTATTATATGCTATTAAATTTATACCAGAAACCCAGGGAAAATCACTTGAAGAACTTCAATCAGGATTTCAAGATGGCTATGAGCCACAAAAACACCACCAATTAGATGATGGAGAAGGAATAAAATGA
- a CDS encoding sugar porter family MFS transporter → MQEKSYENNHHGYLVLVAWIACMGALCFGFDTGVVNGSLDFMAKPGQLNLSAFEQGIVSSGLTFGAAFGAVFGSPLSDRLGRKKLMIWLGILFTLTALGCGFAPNTAILIVLRIIMGLAVGATSALVPVYLAEISPAKERGKFVSMNQLLIVGGQGLSFLINAILGNTLGVHDAAVWRLMLGVTAIPGILLWFGMYLVPESPQWYVNKGMFGDALKALYRVRSKAQAEAEIDDLKKNAEALQQENAEKASFRDFKKPWILQIVITGSLLGIFQQFAGINSVMYYGTKILTSAGFGSNTSLYMNIANGVFSVIGAIVGMYTVDRLGRKPLLLIGYIFCSIALIVIALIGSFALHTSWAPFAVLVILLIYIVIDQGTLGPVTWLLNSEIFPARYRGLGTGITIFVLWMANFIVGLLFPVILSVLGISSFYIFAVFCLLGAWFVKVRVPETKGASLSSIEGFFHERYDK, encoded by the coding sequence ATGCAAGAAAAAAGTTATGAGAATAATCATCATGGTTATTTAGTTCTAGTTGCATGGATTGCATGTATGGGGGCGCTTTGTTTCGGCTTCGATACTGGGGTTGTAAACGGGTCGCTTGATTTTATGGCAAAACCCGGTCAGTTAAACTTGTCAGCATTTGAACAAGGAATTGTTTCGAGTGGATTAACCTTTGGTGCAGCTTTTGGTGCAGTTTTTGGTAGTCCATTAAGCGACCGATTAGGTCGTAAAAAACTGATGATTTGGTTAGGCATACTGTTTACACTGACTGCCTTGGGCTGTGGCTTTGCACCTAATACAGCAATTTTAATCGTTTTAAGAATTATCATGGGCCTGGCAGTAGGGGCGACCTCTGCGCTAGTGCCCGTATATTTAGCAGAAATATCACCGGCGAAAGAGCGCGGTAAGTTTGTCAGTATGAATCAATTATTAATCGTTGGTGGTCAAGGCCTCTCATTTTTGATTAATGCTATTTTGGGTAATACCCTTGGTGTTCATGATGCAGCTGTATGGCGGTTGATGCTCGGTGTCACAGCTATTCCTGGAATATTGCTGTGGTTTGGAATGTATCTTGTGCCTGAGAGCCCGCAATGGTATGTCAATAAAGGAATGTTTGGGGATGCTCTAAAAGCTCTTTACAGAGTTAGGAGTAAGGCACAAGCAGAAGCAGAAATTGATGACTTAAAGAAAAATGCTGAAGCCTTGCAGCAAGAAAATGCCGAAAAAGCTTCCTTCAGAGATTTTAAGAAACCGTGGATTTTACAAATTGTTATTACTGGTTCGCTGTTGGGGATTTTTCAACAATTTGCCGGCATCAATTCTGTTATGTATTACGGCACCAAAATCTTAACGTCTGCTGGCTTTGGTAGCAATACATCACTGTACATGAACATTGCAAATGGTGTCTTTTCAGTAATCGGTGCTATTGTCGGCATGTATACAGTAGATAGGTTAGGTAGAAAGCCTTTACTGTTAATTGGTTACATTTTCTGTTCGATTGCTTTAATTGTTATCGCCCTGATTGGTAGTTTTGCACTACATACTTCTTGGGCCCCATTCGCAGTCCTAGTTATTTTATTGATTTACATTGTTATTGATCAGGGTACGCTCGGTCCAGTTACTTGGCTGCTCAATTCTGAAATTTTTCCGGCGCGGTATCGCGGGTTAGGTACAGGTATTACAATTTTTGTTTTATGGATGGCTAACTTCATTGTTGGCTTGCTTTTCCCAGTTATTCTTTCTGTTTTAGGCATTTCATCATTTTATATATTTGCCGTATTCTGCTTGCTTGGCGCCTGGTTTGTTAAAGTTAGAGTTCCTGAAACCAAGGGAGCATCGCTTAGTAGCATTGAAGGCTTTTTCCATGAGAGATATGACAAATAA
- the iolE gene encoding myo-inosose-2 dehydratase, which translates to MSKYDINKNIKLGICPIGWRNDDIPSIGAENTFPQLLSDAALAGFKGVEVGGFFPEANEINYERKLRNIEIAGQWFSSFIIRDGIDQAAADFEEHCKNLQALGAHIATVSEQTYSIQQTSKNIFKDKPYFTDQEWEEVCEGLNKYGEIGKKYGVKVAYHHHLGTGIQTFEETKRLMDNTDPEKVNLVFDTGHAYVAEGDVMPMLNAFVERVVHVHFKDVRKDKENDSRARGLSFQDSFMNDMFTVPGDGSIDFRPVFKTLADHKYTGWIMVEAEQDPKKHNPFEMAVKAHEYMENELFMPYEKKNLN; encoded by the coding sequence ATGTCAAAATACGATATTAATAAAAATATTAAATTAGGTATTTGTCCGATTGGTTGGCGAAATGACGATATTCCATCTATTGGTGCTGAAAATACCTTTCCGCAACTTTTAAGCGATGCTGCACTTGCAGGCTTTAAAGGTGTAGAAGTGGGTGGCTTTTTCCCTGAAGCGAATGAAATCAACTATGAGCGAAAATTGCGCAACATAGAAATTGCTGGTCAATGGTTTAGCAGTTTTATCATTCGTGATGGAATTGACCAAGCAGCGGCAGATTTTGAGGAGCATTGTAAAAATCTCCAGGCACTTGGTGCCCATATTGCTACTGTGTCGGAACAGACATACTCAATTCAACAAACTAGTAAAAATATTTTCAAAGACAAGCCATATTTTACTGATCAGGAATGGGAAGAAGTTTGTGAGGGTTTAAATAAATATGGTGAGATTGGCAAAAAATATGGTGTTAAAGTGGCATATCATCACCATCTGGGAACCGGTATCCAAACTTTTGAAGAAACGAAAAGATTAATGGATAACACTGACCCAGAAAAAGTTAATTTGGTATTTGATACTGGTCATGCTTATGTGGCAGAAGGTGATGTTATGCCAATGCTTAACGCGTTTGTTGAGCGAGTCGTGCATGTTCACTTCAAAGATGTTCGTAAAGATAAAGAAAATGATTCTAGGGCAAGAGGATTGTCATTTCAAGATTCATTCATGAATGATATGTTTACAGTGCCTGGTGATGGCAGTATTGATTTCAGACCAGTCTTTAAGACTTTAGCCGATCATAAGTATACTGGGTGGATTATGGTGGAAGCCGAACAAGATCCCAAAAAACATAATCCTTTTGAAATGGCGGTAAAAGCACATGAATATATGGAAAATGAATTGTTTATGCCGTACGAAAAGAAAAATTTAAACTAG
- a CDS encoding FAD-dependent oxidoreductase, with amino-acid sequence MIFDKSIKWDKVYDVVVLGFGGAGASAARFAADKGAKVLLVDKAPEGHEGGNTRYSGQNVGYTPDPVKFRTYYKQLAQGFHIDKDVEDTVINGLANMKDYFTKYLGVKPFVFGEHPEDNPLTHTADNQTTATHPEFTDSSSSELMTVHNGMFDSALWTVLRELVIDRVDNIDVWYDSPAVHIIQAPDKTVVGVQINRKGKIRNIGARNGVVLSTGGFSNSKIKIQDFIGEHHLAPVGTLYNTGDGIDLAIEAGARLWHMTTYNSAGIVGDLTLPVKEGERSIFQPADIDAKEMYTGSIFAVSDDGTRYCREDIFSIEGWFYNHGQWRTPQAPIKPYVIFDQKQYEQLAKIDHMPYQRALKNFLISADSVDELAKKIAVDPETLTATIDTFNSYAESGNDLDFHRATATLARFDATDTIYALPMVQSVAQTHGGPKRNGQAEIMDPFNKAIPHLYGAGELGGNIVRIYQGGENLADCLIFGKVAGENAAEEKADKYGVFSSAPDVTSGASVKEDADLLSDMKKKCRVKLDKNQYLGTSSAGMGNEIVVRVTVDDDQNIKNIEVLQESESEDYGKRAIKALPKIMIEKNTYDVDAVSGASSSSRAMREAVKMALDSAKEKK; translated from the coding sequence ATGATTTTTGATAAGTCCATTAAATGGGATAAAGTCTATGATGTAGTAGTATTGGGATTTGGTGGTGCAGGTGCCAGTGCAGCAAGATTTGCAGCAGACAAGGGGGCTAAGGTGCTGCTAGTCGATAAGGCTCCAGAGGGGCATGAGGGTGGTAATACTAGGTATTCCGGTCAAAATGTTGGTTACACCCCAGATCCGGTGAAATTCAGAACATACTACAAACAGCTTGCACAGGGCTTTCATATTGATAAAGATGTGGAAGATACAGTAATTAATGGCTTAGCAAATATGAAAGACTACTTTACAAAATATTTAGGGGTAAAGCCGTTTGTATTTGGAGAGCATCCTGAAGATAACCCGTTGACTCATACTGCTGACAACCAGACAACGGCCACACATCCAGAATTTACCGATTCGTCATCATCAGAATTAATGACGGTTCACAATGGTATGTTTGATTCTGCACTGTGGACTGTGTTAAGGGAGTTAGTAATAGACCGGGTAGATAATATTGATGTTTGGTATGACTCACCAGCCGTTCATATTATTCAAGCCCCAGACAAAACTGTAGTTGGTGTTCAAATTAACCGGAAGGGCAAGATAAGGAATATTGGTGCCCGTAATGGTGTGGTTCTTTCTACCGGTGGTTTTTCTAACAGTAAGATAAAAATTCAGGATTTTATTGGTGAACATCACTTAGCCCCAGTTGGTACACTTTATAATACCGGTGATGGTATTGATCTTGCTATTGAAGCGGGAGCTAGATTATGGCACATGACGACCTATAACTCAGCCGGAATTGTTGGCGATTTAACCTTACCAGTTAAAGAAGGGGAGCGTAGCATTTTCCAACCAGCTGATATTGATGCCAAGGAAATGTACACCGGAAGTATTTTTGCTGTTAGTGATGATGGTACAAGGTACTGCCGCGAAGATATTTTTAGTATTGAAGGCTGGTTTTACAATCACGGTCAATGGAGGACCCCACAGGCCCCAATTAAGCCGTATGTTATTTTTGACCAGAAGCAATATGAGCAGCTGGCCAAAATCGACCATATGCCATATCAACGTGCCTTGAAGAATTTTCTGATAAGTGCGGATAGTGTTGATGAACTAGCTAAGAAAATTGCTGTTGATCCTGAAACTTTAACAGCAACAATTGATACTTTTAATTCATATGCTGAATCTGGTAATGACCTAGACTTTCACAGGGCAACCGCTACCCTGGCGAGATTTGATGCAACGGATACTATTTATGCTTTGCCAATGGTTCAGTCTGTTGCTCAAACTCACGGTGGCCCAAAGCGAAACGGGCAAGCAGAAATAATGGATCCATTTAATAAAGCCATTCCCCATCTATATGGAGCTGGTGAATTAGGTGGAAATATTGTCAGAATTTACCAAGGTGGAGAAAATCTGGCAGACTGCTTAATCTTTGGTAAGGTTGCAGGTGAAAATGCTGCTGAAGAAAAAGCCGATAAATATGGTGTATTCAGCAGTGCCCCGGATGTTACTTCAGGTGCATCAGTCAAAGAAGATGCTGACTTGTTAAGCGATATGAAGAAAAAGTGCCGGGTTAAGTTAGATAAGAATCAATATTTAGGTACAAGTTCTGCCGGTATGGGTAATGAGATAGTTGTTCGTGTCACAGTAGATGATGATCAAAACATTAAGAACATTGAGGTTTTGCAAGAAAGCGAAAGCGAAGATTATGGTAAGCGTGCAATTAAAGCATTACCGAAGATAATGATTGAGAAAAACACTTATGACGTTGATGCAGTATCAGGCGCCTCCTCTTCTAGCCGGGCCATGAGAGAAGCGGTTAAAATGGCATTGGACAGTGCAAAAGAAAAAAAGTAA
- a CDS encoding isocitrate lyase/PEP mutase family protein, which yields MQNKAKMMRLSFNNRVRNGKEMLIMPVVGDGLSAKICEKSGVKAINVTGTAINSTYGKPDMGFADFYTLFNQAKEIVENVDIPVLCDVGTGHGFQANIARTTYSYEAIGVAGIYLDDGVWPKECGQMAKTMIAPSLEVTQRIRAAVAARKHPDFTIMVHSAARASYELDQAIDKFQAYIEAGADMLYVDKLTSVKELRQVARKIPNVPLFVNLNGLSQPIDYQELFKMGYAMSTFDNEGLYSRVAGEQAALKGEPFNFSMQNQAEGFKKIVDTDKMIELESNYAE from the coding sequence ATGCAAAATAAAGCAAAGATGATGCGGCTATCATTTAATAATCGTGTTCGAAATGGCAAAGAAATGCTGATCATGCCGGTTGTCGGGGATGGCTTATCGGCAAAAATTTGTGAAAAGTCAGGGGTTAAAGCTATTAATGTAACTGGTACAGCTATTAATTCCACTTATGGTAAGCCTGATATGGGTTTTGCTGATTTTTATACTTTATTTAATCAAGCTAAGGAAATAGTCGAAAATGTTGATATTCCAGTTTTATGTGATGTTGGGACGGGACATGGATTTCAAGCCAATATAGCCCGGACCACCTATAGTTATGAAGCTATTGGAGTTGCCGGAATCTATCTTGATGATGGAGTTTGGCCTAAGGAATGCGGCCAAATGGCCAAGACCATGATTGCACCAAGCTTAGAGGTAACGCAAAGAATCAGGGCAGCTGTTGCTGCGAGAAAACATCCGGATTTTACGATTATGGTTCATTCGGCCGCGCGAGCCAGCTATGAGCTAGACCAGGCTATTGATAAATTTCAAGCTTATATTGAAGCTGGCGCAGATATGTTATACGTTGACAAGCTTACTAGTGTCAAAGAGCTGCGCCAAGTCGCCCGCAAAATACCTAATGTACCTTTGTTTGTAAATCTTAATGGTTTAAGCCAACCAATTGATTACCAGGAACTGTTTAAGATGGGTTACGCCATGTCTACTTTTGATAATGAAGGACTGTATTCAAGGGTAGCTGGTGAACAAGCTGCTTTAAAAGGTGAACCATTTAATTTTAGTATGCAGAATCAAGCTGAAGGGTTTAAAAAAATAGTTGATACAGATAAAATGATTGAACTTGAAAGTAACTATGCTGAATAG
- a CDS encoding MFS transporter, whose product MNKENTKFLSIVTLFWFAQYVYVPYQTPFLTAINVTSGFVGLIIGSYGFAQMVLRIPLGMLADWHLNHQVIIVTGTLLTGLAALIRLIFQTGIGFLIGNIVSGIASATWLSFIVLFLKINSNASKVENMAVLVMVNNLGILLGFLVSSLLYSSLAMSGLCLFSALAGMLAFILSLTLPQLKFKKNAGKKPLGKLGQVFKNKTLIVCGALAFIQQGIQQSTTMSLTMQMVREIGAPAYSEGLSAIVYMGSAVLLAKSTSAKYLTKFTRRGILLVSFILLAGYCFLIPLVSSIYLIYLLQIIPGIGTGILFTILNAEAISVVPSNTLSTATGVFQSIYALGMTTLPIFAGQLCARYSITISFFSMGLFALIGGLIVIKFWPK is encoded by the coding sequence ATGAATAAAGAAAATACCAAATTTTTAAGTATAGTAACCTTGTTTTGGTTTGCACAGTATGTTTATGTTCCTTATCAAACTCCTTTTTTAACCGCCATTAACGTGACCTCAGGTTTTGTGGGGCTGATTATTGGATCTTATGGTTTTGCGCAAATGGTGCTTCGAATTCCATTAGGAATGTTAGCTGACTGGCATTTAAACCACCAAGTTATTATTGTTACCGGTACCTTGTTGACAGGGTTAGCGGCACTTATTAGGCTAATATTCCAGACTGGAATAGGATTTTTAATAGGAAATATCGTTTCTGGAATTGCTAGTGCAACTTGGCTGTCATTTATTGTGTTATTTTTAAAAATTAATTCTAACGCCAGCAAAGTAGAAAATATGGCAGTCCTGGTAATGGTCAATAACTTGGGGATATTATTAGGATTTCTTGTTTCGAGTTTACTATATTCAAGTTTGGCTATGTCAGGATTGTGTCTATTTAGCGCTTTGGCTGGCATGTTAGCCTTTATTTTGTCTTTAACTCTACCGCAGCTTAAATTTAAAAAGAATGCCGGAAAAAAACCATTAGGTAAACTTGGCCAAGTTTTTAAAAATAAAACACTAATAGTTTGCGGGGCATTGGCCTTTATTCAACAAGGAATACAGCAGTCGACAACAATGTCATTAACGATGCAAATGGTTAGGGAAATTGGTGCACCGGCATATTCTGAAGGATTATCAGCCATAGTCTATATGGGGTCAGCGGTTCTACTGGCAAAATCAACTTCTGCAAAATATCTTACGAAATTCACCAGGAGAGGGATTTTACTTGTTAGTTTTATCTTGCTAGCAGGGTATTGCTTTTTAATTCCGCTAGTATCTTCAATCTATTTAATTTATTTATTACAAATTATTCCAGGTATTGGAACCGGTATCTTATTTACAATTCTAAATGCTGAAGCAATTTCTGTAGTGCCGTCGAACACCTTATCCACAGCGACAGGAGTTTTTCAATCTATTTATGCTTTAGGTATGACTACTTTGCCTATTTTTGCGGGCCAATTGTGTGCAAGGTACTCGATAACTATCTCTTTTTTTAGTATGGGTTTGTTTGCTTTAATAGGTGGGTTAATCGTAATCAAATTTTGGCCAAAATAG
- a CDS encoding Gfo/Idh/MocA family protein gives MTLRIGIIGCGYKGGDHIDRVANQINGATLAGVADIKQERAEKYAKKYGCKHFQSGEELIASPDIDAVMVVTRPHDTHVPFVLKSLEVGKYVFTEKPLSTSAEDCKRVVEAETKIGKRLVQVGFMRRYDNGYRQIKQAIDEGTYGKPLLLHMTHRNETTVSDYYDNDAIVETAIHECDIMHWLVGSDYDKVSCFIPAAQTRYTHEGLKDPQCMTFDTKNGIHGDLEVFVNNHNSYDINCEVVCEEGTISLTSPIFSKVKTQEREQTAIPENDSYRFRQAFDSEIQDWVNGVLADHLNPTAPTTWDGLMACVAADALEKSRDNGFVREPVVLPERPELYKNK, from the coding sequence ATGACACTAAGAATAGGTATTATTGGTTGTGGTTATAAAGGCGGCGATCATATTGACCGTGTAGCCAATCAAATTAATGGTGCAACTTTAGCGGGCGTGGCTGATATTAAGCAAGAACGTGCTGAAAAATACGCTAAAAAGTATGGCTGTAAACATTTCCAAAGTGGAGAAGAATTAATCGCATCTCCTGACATTGATGCGGTAATGGTAGTTACTCGTCCACATGATACTCATGTACCATTTGTACTTAAATCGCTTGAAGTAGGTAAGTATGTTTTTACTGAAAAACCACTGTCAACTTCAGCAGAAGACTGTAAACGCGTTGTGGAGGCTGAAACTAAGATTGGTAAGCGCCTAGTACAAGTCGGGTTTATGCGGCGTTATGATAATGGTTATCGTCAAATTAAGCAGGCAATTGATGAGGGTACCTACGGGAAACCATTGCTACTTCACATGACCCATAGAAATGAGACCACGGTTTCGGACTATTACGATAACGATGCCATTGTTGAAACTGCTATCCATGAATGTGATATTATGCACTGGTTAGTTGGTAGTGATTATGACAAAGTTTCTTGCTTTATTCCGGCTGCACAAACCAGATATACTCATGAGGGCTTAAAAGATCCGCAATGCATGACTTTTGATACTAAGAACGGTATTCATGGCGATCTGGAAGTATTTGTAAATAATCATAATAGTTATGATATTAATTGTGAAGTTGTTTGTGAAGAAGGTACTATCTCTTTGACCAGCCCGATCTTTTCAAAAGTAAAGACGCAGGAAAGAGAACAGACAGCAATTCCTGAAAATGACAGTTACCGTTTCCGTCAGGCTTTTGACTCAGAGATTCAAGATTGGGTAAACGGAGTTTTAGCTGATCACCTTAATCCAACTGCTCCTACCACTTGGGATGGCTTAATGGCTTGCGTAGCCGCTGATGCCTTGGAAAAATCGCGTGATAATGGCTTTGTAAGAGAGCCAGTTGTATTGCCAGAAAGACCAGAGTTGTACAAGAACAAGTAA